CCAGCGCGGTAGTCTTGTTGCGCTGGTGGAAATCGGCCAGCAACCGGCCCAGCGCCGGGCTCTTCAGCAGGTCCTGCATCGGCGCGTGACCACCGGGGATGTAGACCGCATCGAAGTGCGCGTAGCCCTGCTGCTCGATGCGCGCCAGGCTGACCACCGGCGACGCCGTCGGCGAGGTCAACGCCAATTTCTCCAGCAGATCCTTATGCGCCTTCAACTGCGCGGCATCGTCGCCGAAATACGCCGGCGTCACCGATGACGCATCCACCGTTGGCACCCGCCCCTGCGGCGTAGCGAAGGTCACTTCGTGGCCCGCGTCCAGCAGCAGCTTGACCGGCTGCATCAGTTCGTTGAGATAGAAGCCGGTGGACAGCACCTTGCCGTCCTTCAGGTCCAGGCGGTTCTCGTCGGACAGCACCACCAGCACGTTGGCGGCATGGGCGCCGGTAGCGGCCAGGGTCAGGGCCAGTGCTGCGGCCAGCCGGGTCATCAGGTTCATGGGGAGCTCCTATCGGGGAATGCCCGCCACTTTATTCATCGCCCCGGCGGCGATAAATTGGCCCCATCGCAAAACATCTGTTCCCCGGAGAGCCAAATGAGCCGCAAGTTCGACTACCTGGGCGATGTGGAGGTGTTCATGGCGGTGGTCGAGCACGGCTCGTTCACCGCCGGCGCGGTGGCGCTGTCCACCACCCCGTCGGTGCTGAGCCGCGCGGTCACTCGCCTGGAAGCCCGGCTGGGCCGGCAACTGCTGCAGCGGACCACCCGCCGCGTAGGCCTGACCGACGCCGGGCGGCTCTATCTGGAACAGGTGCGCACCGCCTTCGGCCTGCTGGACGATGCCGAACGCGACGTGCAGGGCCAGGACGGCGCGCTGGCCGGCCGCGTGCGCCTGAGCGTGCCGACCACCTATGGCCATTACCGCCTGCCGCCCGTGCTGGCGCGCTTTGCGCAGCAGTACCCACAGGTGCAGGTGGAACTGAACATCACCAACCGCAACGTGGACCTGGTGGCTGAAGGCTTCGACCTGGCCATCCGCCTGGGCCAGCTGCCGGACAGCGGGCTGGTGGCGCGCAAGCTGGAAGACGCCCCGCTGCTGCTGGTGGCCGGGCCGGACTACCTGCAGCGCCGCGGCACTCCGCAGACGCTGGACGATCTGCAGCAGCACCTGTGCCTGCCGTTTGTCATGCCGCGCACCGGGCGGTTGGCGCCGTGGGTGTTCCGCGACGATGGGCACGACGTGGATTGGGTACCGCGTTCGTCCATCGAGACATCCGACGATGTGCTGGGCGTGGTGTCGCTGGCCGAACAGGGGATCGGCATCTGCCAGAGCTATGAGTTCATCGTGCGCGGGCGGCTGCAGCGTGGGGAACTGGTGGAAGTGCTGCCGCAGCTGCGTGGGCGGTCGCGTCCGTTCTCGGTGATCTATGCGCCGCATCGGCGCCAGTCGGCAGCAGCGCGGGCGATGATTGAGCTGCTGGTGGGGAATGGGTCCGTGGTTGAGGACGGCGTTGGTTGAGACTGCGATGCTCGCTGGGGGTGTCGGATTTCAACTAATTTTTCCGATAAACCAAATCAACAAGGGCGCCTCTCGGCGCCCTCGTTCTTTCAACTCATTCCCACTCAATAGTCGCCGGCGGCTTCCCCGAGATGTCATAGACAACCCTTGAAACCCCCCGCAACTCATTGATGATCCGGTTGCTCACCGTACCCAGGAACTCATACGGCAGATGCGCCCAATGCGCCGTCATGAAATCGATGGTCTCCACCGCACGCAGCGCAATCACCCACTCATAAGCCCGCGCATCGCCCACCACGCCCACCGACTTCACCGGCAGAAACACCGCAAACGCTTGGCTGGTCTTGTCGTACAGATCCGCCTTGCGCAGTTCGTCGATGAAGATCGCATCAGCCTTGGCCAGCAGTTCGGCGTACTCACGCTTCACTTCGCCCAGGATCCGCACGCCCAGGCCCGGGCCCGGGAACGGGTGGCGGTAGACCATGCTGCGCGGCAGGCCGAGTTCGACGCCGAGGCGGCGCACTTCGTCCTTGAACAGCTCGCGCAACGGCTCCACCAAGCCCAGCTTCATGTGCTCCGGCAGGCCGCCCACGTTGTGGTGGCTCTTGATCACGTGTGCCTTGCCGGTCTTGCTGCCGGCCGACTCGATCACGTCCGGGTAGATGGTGCCCTGCGCCAGCCACTTGGCATTGCTCAGCTTGTTGGACTCTTCATCGAAGATGTCCACGAACAGGTTGCCGATGATCTTGCGCTTGGCTTCCGGGTCGCTCACGCCTTCGAGCTTGCTGAAATAGCGGTCCGCGGCATTCACGCGGATCACCTTGACGCCCATGTGCTCGGCGAACATCGCCATCACCTGGTCGCCCTCCTGCCAGCGCAGCAGGCCGGTATCGACGAACACGCAGGTCAGCTTGTCGCCGATCGCCTTGTGCAGCAGCGCGGCCACGACCGACGAATCGACGCCGCCGGACAGGCCCAGGATGACTTCGTCATCGCCCACCAGTTCGCGCACGCGGGCGATCTGGTCGTCGATGATGTTGGCGGCGGTCCACAGGGTTTCGCAGCCGCACACGTCCACCACGAAGCGGCGCAGCAGCGCCTGGCCCTGCAGGGTGTGGGTCACTTCCGGGTGGAACTGCACGCCGTACCAGCGCTTCTCTTCGTTGGCCATCGCGGCCACCGGGATGCGATCGGTCACGGCCGTCACGGTGAAGCCCGGCGGGGCGACGGAGACGTGGTCACCGTGGCTCATCCAGACGTTCAACTTCGGCTCGCCGCCGTGGTCGCTCAGGCCCTTGAACAGCGCATCGGGGTGCACGACGTTGACTTCGGCATGGCCGAACTCACGCTGGTCGGCCGCTTCGGTGGCGCCACCGAGCTGGGCGGCCAGGGTCTGCATGCCGTAGCAGATGCCGAAGATCGGCAGCCCGCTGTCGAACACTTCCTGCGGCGCGGCGGGCGCGCCCGGCAGCGTGGTCGATTCCGGGCCACCGGACAGGATGATGCCCTTGGCGCCGAACGCGGCGATCTCGGCCGGGTTGTGGTCCCATGCCCAGATTTCGCAGTACACACCAAGCTCGCGGATGCGGCGCGCGATCAGCTGGGTGTACTGAGCACCGAAATCGAGGATGAGGATCTTGTCGTTATGGATGTTGGTCATGGCGCCCTGGGCAATGCAGGAAAGAAAACAGGAAACGAATACGAAAACCGGCGGCCGATAGAGAAAGAGGAACGGGAATCAGCTTCCTCGTTCCTCTTTGCTCATGCCGCATCAGGCGCGGTAGTTCGGCGGCTCTTTGGTGATCTGCACGTCGTGGACGTGGCTCTCACGTTGGCCGGCGCCACTGATCTTGACGAACTTCGGCTTGCTGCGCATGTCTTCGACGGTGCCGCAGCCCACGTAGCCCATGGTGGCGCGCAGGCCGCCCATCAGCTGGTGGATGATGCCGCCCACCGGGCCGCGATACGGCACGCGGCCTTCGATGCCTTCGGGCACCAGCTTGTCGGCGCTGGAGGCGTCCTGGAAGTAGCGGTCCTTGGACCCCTTCTCCATCGCGGCCAGCGAGCCCATGCCGCGGTAGCTTTTGTAGGAACGGCCCTGGAACAGCTCGGTTTCGCCGGGCGATTCCTCGGTACCGGCCAGCAGGCCACCGATCATGATGGTGGACGCACCAGCGGCGAGCGCCTTGCCGATGTCGCCGGAGTAGCGGATGCCACCGTCGGCGATCAGCGGGATGCGGTCCTGCAGCGCTTCGGCCACCAGGTCGATCGCGGTGATCTGCGGCACGCCGACACCGGCGACCACGCGGGTGGTGCAGATCGAGCCCGGGCCGATGCCGACCTTGACCGCGTCCGCGCCACAGTCCAGCAGCGCCAGTGCCGCTTCGCCGGTGCAGATGTTGCCACCCACGACCTGCACGTTCGGGAAGTTCTTCTTGACCCAGCGCACGCGGTCCAGCACGCCCTGCGAATGGCCGTGCGCGGTGTCCACCACCAGCACGTCCACACCGGCGGCGACCAGCGCTTCGACGCGGCGATCGGTGTCGCCACCCACGCCCACGGCAGCACCCACCAGCAGACGCGTGGCGGTGTCCTTGGCGGCGTTGGGGTAATCGGTGTTCTTCTGGATGTCCTTCACGGTGATCAGGCCACGCAGGGCGAAATCATCGTTGACCACCAGGATCTTTTCGATGCGGTTGCGGTGCAGCAGCTGCAGCACTTCTTCCGACGCGGCGCCTTCCTTGACCGTGATCAGGCGATCCTTCTTGGTCATGATGTGGCGGACCGGATCGTCCAGCTCGGTCTCGAAGCGCATGTCACGGTGGGTGACGATGCCGACCAGCTGGCCGCCGCCGTCCACCACCGGCACGCCGGAGATGTTGCGCGCCTGGGTCAGGGCCAGCACGTCGCGGATGGTGGTTTCCGGGCCGACCGTGATCGGGTCGCGGATGACGCCGGCCTCGAACTTCTTGACCTGGGCCACTTCGGCGGCCTGCTGCTCCACGGTCAGGTTCTTGTGGATGATGCCCATGCCGCCGAGCTGGGCCATGGCGATGGCCAGGCGTGCTTCGGTGACCGTATCCATGGCCGCGGAAAGGATCGGAAGCTTCAGCCGCAGGTCGCGGGTCAGCCGGGTTTCCAGGCTGACATCCTTGGGCAGGATCGTGGAGTGTGCGGGGACGAGCGAGACGTCGTCGTAGGTGAGAGCTTCAGCCTGGATGCGCAGCATCGGCATACCCGAGATGTGGGGAAGCGCGACATTTTACCCTGATTCGGCCCGCTTGGGCAGGGGGCCGGTGCGACGCTGTGTCGCGCCGGCGGACGGGTTGCACCGACCGTTGGTCGGCTGTGCCCCGGGCGATGCGCCACCGCGCCAACGGCAGCCGACCAACGGTCGGCTCTACCGGGGGTTGCCGCCGCGTACCGCCCGGGGATTGCCGCCCGGGGATTGCCGCCCGGGGATTGCCGCCCGGGGATTGCCGCCCGGGGATTGCCGCCGCGGTAGGTGCCGACCGTTGGTCGGCACAGGGCCCAGCCCGCATGGGCTTCCGGGCGATGTGCCGACCCAGGGTCGGCACGGGCGGTCAGACGGCCGCTTCAGCCGCTTCCAGCGTGTTCTGCATCAACGTGGCCACGGTCATCGGCCCTACCCCGCCCGGCACCGGGGTGATCCAGCTGGCGCGCTGGGCGGCGGCCTCGAAGCCGACGTCGCCGACCAGGCGGCCGTCATCCAGGCGATTGATGCCCACGTCGATCACCACGGCGCCCGGCTTCACCCATTCACCCGGCACGATGCCCGGGCGGCCCACCGCCACCACGAGGATGTCGGCGTCGCGCACGCTGCGCTCCAGCACGTCGCGCGGGGTGAACTTGTGGCAGCTGGTCACGGTGCAGCCGGCAATCAGCAGCTCCAGGCCCATCGGGCGCCCCACGTGGTTGCTCACCCCCACGATGGTGGCGTTGCGTCCGCGCACCGGCTGGTCGGTGTGGCCCAACAGGGTGACGATGCCGCGCGGGGTGCAGGGGCGCAGGCCGAACTCGCGCAGGGCCAGATGGCCCACGTTCTCGGGGTGGAAACCGTCCACGTCCTTGCGCGGGTCGATGCGGTGGATCAGGCGGCTGGCGTCGGGAATGCCCGGCAGCGGCAGCTGCACCAGGATGCCGTGGATCTTGGGGTCGTTGTTGAGCTGGTCGATGAGCTCAAGCAGCTGCGCTTCGTTGGTGCCGGCCGGCAGGTCGTAATCGAAGGCCTCGATGCCCACCTTCTCGGCGGCGCGGCGCTTGTTGCGCACATACACGGTCGAGGCCGGATCGCCTCCCACCAGCACCACGGCCAGGCCCGGGCGGCTGCCACCGGCGGCCAGGCGGGCATCCACCCGGACCTTCAGGCTGTCCAGCAGGTCTTCAGCGATGCGGCGCCCATCCAGAATGCGGGCGGGAACGGCGGGTGCGGGGGTCGGTGAGCTCATCGAGGGCGGCAGGCGGGGGCGGCGGGGACGCCATTGTCCCCGATTAGGCCCGCCCCGCCCACCGGCGCGTCATTCTTCTTCCGGTACTTCGTCGGCGTTGAGCGTGCGTGCCTTGCGCTTGGGCGCGGTGAACGGCGTGGGCGTGGGCACGCCCGGCAGCGCCGTGCCGAACACCATGTGCGCCCCGGCGCGCATGCTGCCACCGGCCATTTCAAGCTCGAAACGCTCGGCGTCGCGCTCGCGGATCTGCTCGGCGATCTCGCGCGCATCGTCCTGGTCGGCGCCCAGTTCCATCAGGGCGACCTGACCGAACTGCAACGCCGATTCGAAGGTCTCGCGGATCTGGTAGTCCACACCGGCATGGATCAGCCGCAGCGAATGCTCGCGGTCGAACGAGCGCACCAGCAGCTTGGCCTGCGGGAACTGATGGGTGACCAGTTCCACGATGCGGTCGGCGTCCTGGGCGTTGTTGACGCACACCGCGATGGCGCGCGCAGAGCCCGCACCGGAGGCGTGCAGCACGTCCAGGCGGGTGCCGTCGCCGTAGTAGATCTTGAACCCGAAGCGCTCGGCGTTGTGGATCATGTCCACGTCGTTGTCGATGATGGTCACGTCCACATCGCGCGCCAGCAGCGACTGGCTGGCCACCTGACCGAAACGACCGAAGCCGATCATCAACACGCTGCCGGACAGGCCGTCGGCTTCTTCAACGCCATCCAGCGACACTTCGCGGTCGGGCATCAGCTTGTCGTGCAGCAGCACGAACAGCGGCGTGAGCGCCATCGACAGCACCACGATTGCGGTCAGGTTGGCGTTGACCTCCACCCCGATCACGCCGGCCGCTGCGGCCGCGGAAAACAGCACGAACGCGAACTCGCCGCCCTGCGCCATCACGACGCCGCGGTCGAGCGCCTGGCGGTGGTCGCTGCCCATGATGCGCGCCACGATGTAGATGCACACGCCCTTGGCCAGCATCAGCGCGAACACGCCCGACACAATCAGCGGCCAGTTGTTGGCCACCACGGTGAGATCCAGCGCCATGCCCACGCTGAGGAAGAACAGCCCCAGCAGGATGCCGCGGAACGGCTCGATATCCGCTTCGATCTGGTGGCGGAACGTGGATTCGCTGAGCAGCACGCCGGCCAGGAACGCACCCATCGCCATCGACAGCCCGCCCAGCTGCATCAGCAGCGCCGCGCCCAGCACCACCAACAACGCGGCGGCGGTCATCACTTCGCGCGCCTTGGCCGCGGCCAGGATGCGGAACAGCGGATTGAGCAGGAACCGGCCCACCAGCACCAGGCCGACGATGGCACCGGCACCGATGCCCACGCTGACCCAGCGCGAACTGTCGCCGGCGTCGGCCTGCACGGGGGCCATGAAGGCCACCACGGCCAGCAGCGGCACGATCAGCAGATCTTCAAACAGCAGGATCGAGACGATCTTCTGCCCGGACGGCAAGGCAATGTCGCCGCGCTCGGCCAGCAGCTGCATCACCACCGCGGTGGAGGTCAGCACGAAGCCGAAGGCGCCGATGAAGGCCACGTTGACCGGGAACCCGAACAGCATGCACACGCCGGTGAGCACCGCGCCGCAGACCACGATCTGCAGCGTGCCGAGCCCGAAGATTTCGTTGCGCAGGCCCCACAGGTGCGAGGGCCGCATTTCCAGCCCGATCACGAACAGGAACATCACCACGCCGAGTTCGGCGGTGTGCAGGATCGCCTGCGGGTCGGAGAACCAGCCGAAGCCGAACGGGCCGATGGCCAGGCCGGCAGCGAAATAGCCCAGCACCGAGCCCAGCCCCAGCCGTCGGAACAGCGGCACCATCACCACCGCCGCGCCCAGCAGCGCCACGACTTTCACCAGCTCACTGGCACCTGCTTCGACCGCCATGCGGTTGTTTCCCCGGACTACTTTAGATGGCTCAACGATAGGGCAAAGCGCCGGGCGGCAATAGCATCCATGTTGCGCATGATCGTGCCGAAAACAGAACGATGAGCCGGGTGGCGGCGAGGATCGTCCTGAAATCACGTAGAGCCGGGCTCTGCCCGGCTCGCCGGCAACGTGTGAAATGCAGCCGGGCAGAGCCCGGCGCTACGCGGTCGCCGAAATCAGGCAGCGCCCGGCGTTACGGTCCGCTGCAGAACGCGGCGTAATCGATGTACCCGGGAAACGCCTTCCCTGGCGCGCACAGCGGACAGTCCGGATCGGGGCGCAGCCGGGTCTCACGAAAACGCATGCCCAGTGCATCGAAACTCAGCAGCCGCCCAACCAGCGACTCGCCCATGCCGAGCAGCAGCTTGAGCACTTCGGTGGCCTGGAGCAACCCGACCATTCCCGGCAACACGCCCAGCACGCCGGCTTCAGAACAGTTGGGCGCGAACTCCGGCGGCGGCGGCTCCGGGAACAGACAGCGGTAGCACGGCGCCTGGCCACGCTGGCGGCCGGCGTCAAACACGCTGACCTGGCCGGTAAAGCGCTCGACCGCGCCGTACACCAGCGGAATGCGGTGCTGGAGGCAGGCATCGTTGAGCAGGTAGCGCAGCGGGAAGTTGTCCGAGCCGTCCAGCACCACGTCCACCCCGTCCAACAGTGCATCGACATTGTCGGCACTGACGCGCACCTGCACGGCGTCCACATCCAGGTGCGGATTGAGCGCCAACAGGCGTTCGCGCGCCGACAGCACCTTGGGCATGCCGACGCTGGCGTCGGTGTGCAGGATCTGGCGATGCAGGTTGCTGCGCTCGACCACATCGTCATCGGCGATGCGCAGGTGCCCTACCCCGGCCGCTGCCAGATAGAAGGCGGCCGGCGCACCCAGCCCACCGGCACCGAGCACCAGCACACGCGAGGTCAGCAGTGTCTGCTGGCCTGCCACGCCCACCTGGGGCAGCAGCAGGTGGCGCGCGTAGCGCTCGTTGAAGTCGCGCTCGTCGTCGGTCTGCAGCGGCTGCACCAAGGGCAGGCCGTCGGCCCGCCAGGCGTTGGTGCCGCCGTCCACGGATGCCAACTGCGTATAGCCCAGGTCGGCCAGGGCGACTGCGGCATCCAGCGAGCGCCTGCCGCTCTGGCAGATCAACACCACCTCGCGATCGGTGGCGGGCAGATGCGTAGGCGGCGATGCCAGTAGCTCGCCCTTGGCGACGCCGAGCGCGCCCTCGGCCATGCCGGCGGCACGTTCGTGCGCTTCGCGCACGTCAATGAGCAACGCGCCACGGGCGACGCGTTCGCGTGCCTGGGCGGGGGTGAGTTCGGGGATGGTGCGCATGGCCGGGATTATCGCGCACCGGGGCGCGCGCGGCGGGTTTGCCGCGGTTGCCGGCCAGCGGCCGGCACTACCTTCGCGTGTGCCCAGCAGCCGGCAGCGCCGCAATGAAAAGAGCCGGCTTTCGCCGGCTCTTCGTTGGGTCACTTGCCCTTGACGTGCTTGATCAGGCGCCGTTTGCGCTTGACCTGACGTTCGGTGAGCACGTTCTTCTTGCCTTCGTAGGGGTTCACACCCTCGCGGAAGATGAACTGCACCGGGGTACCGACCAGTTTGAAACGCTTCCGGAAGAAGTTCTCCAGGTAGCGCTTGTACGACTCCGGCAGGTCCTTCAGGCGCGTGCCGTGCACGATGAAGGTCGGCGGGTTGGAGCCGCCCGGATGCACGTAACGCAGCTTGGACACGTGACCACGGATCGCCGGCGGCGGGTTGGTCTCGTAGGCCACTTCCAGCGCCTTGTTGACTTCGCTGGTGCTGAATTCATGCGTCGCCGAGGCATGCGCGGCGTGGATGCAGCGGAACAGCTCGCGCAGGCCCGAGCCATGCTTGGCCGAGATGCGCACCACTTCGGCCCACGGCACGAAGCCGAGCTTGCGCGACACCAGGGCTTCGGCCTGCTCGCGCTGGTAGTCGGTGAGGCCATCCCACTTGTTGATCGCCACGACCAACGCACGGCCGGCATCGAGCACCGCACCCAGCACGCTGGCGTCCTGGTCGGTCACGCCTTCGGACGCGTCCAGCATCAGCACGGCCACCTGGCACTGCTCGATCGCCTGCAGCGTCTTGATCACGCTGAACTTCTCGACCACTTCCTCCACGCGCGCTTTGCGACGCAGGCCGGCGGTGTCGATCAGGCGGTACTCGCGACCGTCGCGCTCCATGTCCACCGCGATCGAGTCGCGGGTGGTACCGGGCACTTCGGAGGCGATCATGCGCTCTTCGCCCAGCAGGCGATTGACCAGCGTCGACTTGCCCACGTTGGGGCGGCCAACGAAGGCAATGCGGATGCGGTTCGGATCGGTGTCGAGGGTCTCGGTGGTGCCCTCTTCAGGCAGCCGCTCCACGACTTCGTCCAACAGATCGTCCAGACCCTGGCGGTGCGCGGCCGACACGGTCAGCATTTCGCCGAACCCGTAACGGGCAAACTCCGAACGCACCGTGTCTTCGTTCATGCCGTCGATCTTGTTGATCAACAGCAACGTCGGACGCGCCAGCTTGCGCAGCCAGGACAGGATCTCGTCGTCCATCGGGCCCTCACGGGCATCGACGACGAACAGGATCAGATCCGCCTCGGCGGCGGCAGCGCGGGCCTGGCGGGCAGTAGCACCGGCCAGACCTTCTTCTTCACCGGCGATACCGCCGGTATCGACCACCAGGAACGGGTGGTCTTCGTTAAGACGACAAACACCGTAATTACGGTCCCGGGTCACGCCGGGCTGGTCATGGACCAGCGCGTCGCGCGTACGGGTAAACGCATTGAACAGCGTGGACTTGCCGACATTCGGCCGTCCAACCAGGGCGACCAAGGGCAGCATCGCGGTAACTCCTTATTGTGCCAACCGGAATGCGGTCAGCTTTCCATCAACGTTCTGCACCAGCAGAATCCCATCAGCGGTTACCGGCTGCGCCAGGAGCGCGTCACCGCCACTCTTGGCGCGAGCGGCAAGCTCGCCATTATCTGTCCGCAACCAGTGCAGGTAGCCCTTGTAGTCGCCTACAACGACATAGTCGCCCTGCACCGCCGGTCCGGTCAGCGAACGGCGCGCCAAGGCGGTCTGCGACCACATCGCGCTGCCACTGCTCTTGTCCAGGCCGAACACGCCACCCTTGTTG
This is a stretch of genomic DNA from Stenotrophomonas rhizophila. It encodes these proteins:
- the moeB gene encoding molybdopterin-synthase adenylyltransferase MoeB, giving the protein MRTIPELTPAQARERVARGALLIDVREAHERAAGMAEGALGVAKGELLASPPTHLPATDREVVLICQSGRRSLDAAVALADLGYTQLASVDGGTNAWRADGLPLVQPLQTDDERDFNERYARHLLLPQVGVAGQQTLLTSRVLVLGAGGLGAPAAFYLAAAGVGHLRIADDDVVERSNLHRQILHTDASVGMPKVLSARERLLALNPHLDVDAVQVRVSADNVDALLDGVDVVLDGSDNFPLRYLLNDACLQHRIPLVYGAVERFTGQVSVFDAGRQRGQAPCYRCLFPEPPPPEFAPNCSEAGVLGVLPGMVGLLQATEVLKLLLGMGESLVGRLLSFDALGMRFRETRLRPDPDCPLCAPGKAFPGYIDYAAFCSGP
- the folD gene encoding bifunctional methylenetetrahydrofolate dehydrogenase/methenyltetrahydrofolate cyclohydrolase FolD; the protein is MSSPTPAPAVPARILDGRRIAEDLLDSLKVRVDARLAAGGSRPGLAVVLVGGDPASTVYVRNKRRAAEKVGIEAFDYDLPAGTNEAQLLELIDQLNNDPKIHGILVQLPLPGIPDASRLIHRIDPRKDVDGFHPENVGHLALREFGLRPCTPRGIVTLLGHTDQPVRGRNATIVGVSNHVGRPMGLELLIAGCTVTSCHKFTPRDVLERSVRDADILVVAVGRPGIVPGEWVKPGAVVIDVGINRLDDGRLVGDVGFEAAAQRASWITPVPGGVGPMTVATLMQNTLEAAEAAV
- the guaB gene encoding IMP dehydrogenase, coding for MLRIQAEALTYDDVSLVPAHSTILPKDVSLETRLTRDLRLKLPILSAAMDTVTEARLAIAMAQLGGMGIIHKNLTVEQQAAEVAQVKKFEAGVIRDPITVGPETTIRDVLALTQARNISGVPVVDGGGQLVGIVTHRDMRFETELDDPVRHIMTKKDRLITVKEGAASEEVLQLLHRNRIEKILVVNDDFALRGLITVKDIQKNTDYPNAAKDTATRLLVGAAVGVGGDTDRRVEALVAAGVDVLVVDTAHGHSQGVLDRVRWVKKNFPNVQVVGGNICTGEAALALLDCGADAVKVGIGPGSICTTRVVAGVGVPQITAIDLVAEALQDRIPLIADGGIRYSGDIGKALAAGASTIMIGGLLAGTEESPGETELFQGRSYKSYRGMGSLAAMEKGSKDRYFQDASSADKLVPEGIEGRVPYRGPVGGIIHQLMGGLRATMGYVGCGTVEDMRSKPKFVKISGAGQRESHVHDVQITKEPPNYRA
- the der gene encoding ribosome biogenesis GTPase Der → MLPLVALVGRPNVGKSTLFNAFTRTRDALVHDQPGVTRDRNYGVCRLNEDHPFLVVDTGGIAGEEEGLAGATARQARAAAAEADLILFVVDAREGPMDDEILSWLRKLARPTLLLINKIDGMNEDTVRSEFARYGFGEMLTVSAAHRQGLDDLLDEVVERLPEEGTTETLDTDPNRIRIAFVGRPNVGKSTLVNRLLGEERMIASEVPGTTRDSIAVDMERDGREYRLIDTAGLRRKARVEEVVEKFSVIKTLQAIEQCQVAVLMLDASEGVTDQDASVLGAVLDAGRALVVAINKWDGLTDYQREQAEALVSRKLGFVPWAEVVRISAKHGSGLRELFRCIHAAHASATHEFSTSEVNKALEVAYETNPPPAIRGHVSKLRYVHPGGSNPPTFIVHGTRLKDLPESYKRYLENFFRKRFKLVGTPVQFIFREGVNPYEGKKNVLTERQVKRKRRLIKHVKGK
- a CDS encoding monovalent cation:proton antiporter-2 (CPA2) family protein; this translates as MAVEAGASELVKVVALLGAAVVMVPLFRRLGLGSVLGYFAAGLAIGPFGFGWFSDPQAILHTAELGVVMFLFVIGLEMRPSHLWGLRNEIFGLGTLQIVVCGAVLTGVCMLFGFPVNVAFIGAFGFVLTSTAVVMQLLAERGDIALPSGQKIVSILLFEDLLIVPLLAVVAFMAPVQADAGDSSRWVSVGIGAGAIVGLVLVGRFLLNPLFRILAAAKAREVMTAAALLVVLGAALLMQLGGLSMAMGAFLAGVLLSESTFRHQIEADIEPFRGILLGLFFLSVGMALDLTVVANNWPLIVSGVFALMLAKGVCIYIVARIMGSDHRQALDRGVVMAQGGEFAFVLFSAAAAAGVIGVEVNANLTAIVVLSMALTPLFVLLHDKLMPDREVSLDGVEEADGLSGSVLMIGFGRFGQVASQSLLARDVDVTIIDNDVDMIHNAERFGFKIYYGDGTRLDVLHASGAGSARAIAVCVNNAQDADRIVELVTHQFPQAKLLVRSFDREHSLRLIHAGVDYQIRETFESALQFGQVALMELGADQDDAREIAEQIRERDAERFELEMAGGSMRAGAHMVFGTALPGVPTPTPFTAPKRKARTLNADEVPEEE
- a CDS encoding LysR family transcriptional regulator, coding for MSRKFDYLGDVEVFMAVVEHGSFTAGAVALSTTPSVLSRAVTRLEARLGRQLLQRTTRRVGLTDAGRLYLEQVRTAFGLLDDAERDVQGQDGALAGRVRLSVPTTYGHYRLPPVLARFAQQYPQVQVELNITNRNVDLVAEGFDLAIRLGQLPDSGLVARKLEDAPLLLVAGPDYLQRRGTPQTLDDLQQHLCLPFVMPRTGRLAPWVFRDDGHDVDWVPRSSIETSDDVLGVVSLAEQGIGICQSYEFIVRGRLQRGELVEVLPQLRGRSRPFSVIYAPHRRQSAAARAMIELLVGNGSVVEDGVG
- a CDS encoding type 1 glutamine amidotransferase domain-containing protein, which translates into the protein MNLMTRLAAALALTLAATGAHAANVLVVLSDENRLDLKDGKVLSTGFYLNELMQPVKLLLDAGHEVTFATPQGRVPTVDASSVTPAYFGDDAAQLKAHKDLLEKLALTSPTASPVVSLARIEQQGYAHFDAVYIPGGHAPMQDLLKSPALGRLLADFHQRNKTTALVCHGPIALLSTLPDAEGFVATLDAGAMPSTPKWIYSGYQMTVISNQEEEQAKPLLGGGEMKFYPQTALQRAGARFSSNTTPWTAHVVVDRELITGQNPASALEVGQRLVERLK
- the guaA gene encoding glutamine-hydrolyzing GMP synthase encodes the protein MTNIHNDKILILDFGAQYTQLIARRIRELGVYCEIWAWDHNPAEIAAFGAKGIILSGGPESTTLPGAPAAPQEVFDSGLPIFGICYGMQTLAAQLGGATEAADQREFGHAEVNVVHPDALFKGLSDHGGEPKLNVWMSHGDHVSVAPPGFTVTAVTDRIPVAAMANEEKRWYGVQFHPEVTHTLQGQALLRRFVVDVCGCETLWTAANIIDDQIARVRELVGDDEVILGLSGGVDSSVVAALLHKAIGDKLTCVFVDTGLLRWQEGDQVMAMFAEHMGVKVIRVNAADRYFSKLEGVSDPEAKRKIIGNLFVDIFDEESNKLSNAKWLAQGTIYPDVIESAGSKTGKAHVIKSHHNVGGLPEHMKLGLVEPLRELFKDEVRRLGVELGLPRSMVYRHPFPGPGLGVRILGEVKREYAELLAKADAIFIDELRKADLYDKTSQAFAVFLPVKSVGVVGDARAYEWVIALRAVETIDFMTAHWAHLPYEFLGTVSNRIINELRGVSRVVYDISGKPPATIEWE